Proteins encoded within one genomic window of Cucumis sativus cultivar 9930 chromosome 3, Cucumber_9930_V3, whole genome shotgun sequence:
- the LOC101211021 gene encoding ATP-dependent DNA helicase Q-like 4A isoform X1 → MREDLGNSGDGLKFGGKCPKMNWLEHSKAHKDFSCQKKFLCSNFLFCLPEQKPSTTGSTDTGNLACQMQNLQRIQRSQVEKAWNALSNFQISCRHYAKPGNTRQVKDVFSDHPADTGRITSNSLSDANASSHHKKVHRNFSEYSVDTTKPSSFGSNLSASSNIQVMEGQNDVDGNNMARLRTINNSHFQRVDGSVIFATNQKNICSSFLEDEDDKIIENIDVDQIVEQYQSQSACTPQPSVSKLPPITPIIEKDNVARQEESNYPDELCTNCSHGFKIELCPEASSHLQELKDRLISISNDLLDNVNNLSPVQIDKLRQERVHLNKQIQLLERHISLDAVNEERRRSHLFATTVTPKTFHFETPPGVEFRTDAKLNTSYVHQDFEPRRIEPWNSMGSSYVDERFGMSSGPVEREPYIPKVIDVNYIEGSNDKKWSSRNFSWTKELEANNKKVFGNHSFRPNQREVINATMSGYDVFVLMPTGGGKSLTYQLPALICPGVTLVISPLVSLIQDQIMHLIQANISAAYLSANMEWSEQQEIFRDLSSDCSKYKLLYVTPEKVAKSDVLLRHLESLNARHLLARIVIDEAHCVSQWGHDFRPDYQGLGILKQKFPKIPVLALTATATASVKEDVVQALGLINCIIFRQSFNRPNLWYSVIPKTKKCVDDIDKFIKENHFDECGIVYCLSRMDCEKVAERLQECGHKAAFYHGSMDPAQRSFIQKQWSKDEINIICATVAFGMGINKPDVRFVIHHSLPKSIEGYHQECGRAGRDGLRSSCVLYYSYSDYIRVKHMISQGATEQSPLVSGYNRTNLGSSGRILETNTENLLRMVSYCENDVDCRRLLQLVHFGEKFDPGNCKKTCDNCLKSTNLIEKDVTDISKQLVDLVRSMGQQFSSAHILEVYRGSLSQFVKKHRHEKLSLHGTGKHLLKSEASRILHHLVIEDILVEEVRKSDIYGSVSSLLKVNETKVRSLLNGGQRIKLRFPSSTKTNKLSKFEMTPAKGSLVSGKMYPNIDTPAQPQSEVDVQLSAELYSSLRMLRTNLVKEAADGVMAYHIFGNATLQQISRRVPRSKEELLDINGIGKAKVSKYGDRILETIESTIKEFYGAGKNGSNSNDSNDSGKRRRGGNKDKDEYLDENDATKSFDRSKKRATNIQNKDPNVHNSSMPEHPDQFFDSELDFDDSHYEIRDLELNNNLDHGNDGRVLPSWS, encoded by the exons ATGCGAGAAGA TCTAGGCAATTCAGGCGACGGTCTCAAATTTGGTGGTAAATGTCCTAAAATGAATTGGTTGGAACACTCCAAAGCACATAAAGATTTCTCATGCCAAAAGAAGTTTCTATGCtcgaattttcttttctgtttacCAGAACAAAAGCCTTCTACTACAGGATCAACTGACACTGG GAATTTGGCCTGTCAGATGCAGAATCTTCAAAGAATACAAAGATCACAAGTTGAAAAG GCCTGGAATGCTCTTTCAAATTTCCAGATATCTTGTAGACACTATGCCAAACCTGGAAACACTAGACAAGTTAAGGATGTTTTTTCTGACCATCCTGCTGATACCGGAAGAATTACATCAAATAGTTTGTCTGATGCCAACGCTAGTTCTCACCATAAGAAAGTACATAGAAATTTTAGTGAATACAGTGTTGATACAACTAAACCTTCAAGTTTCGGATCAAATCTTTCCGCATCAAGTAATATTCAAGTTATGGAGGGCCAAAATGATGTAGATGGGAATAATATGGCCAGACTGCGGACGATCAATAATTCTCATTTCCAGAGGGTGGATGGCTCAGTCATTTTTGCAACTAACCAGAAAAACATATGTTCCTCTTTTTTGGAGGATGAGGATGACAAGATAATAGAG AATATTGACGTGGACCAAATTGTTGAACAATACCAATCACAATCAGCCTGCACACCTCAACCTTCAGTTTCTAAGCTTCCACCAATTACTCCAATAATTGAGAAAGATAATGTTGCCAGACAAGAGGAATCTAATTATCCAGATGAGTTGTGCACTAATTGCAGTCATGGTTTCAAG ATAGAACTATGCCCAGAAGCTTCAAGCCATTTGCAGGAGTTGAAAGATAGACTAATCTCTATATCAAATGACCTGCTTGATAATGTTAATAACCTGAGCCCAGTGCAGATCGATAAGCTTCGGCAAGAAAG GGTACAtctaaataaacaaattcagCTGCTAGAAAGACATATTTCTCTAGATGCAGTTAATGAGGAAAGGCGCAGGTCTCATCTTTTTGCAACAACAGTTACTCCGAAgacttttcattttgaaacaCCTCCAGGAGTTGAATTCAGAACCGATGCAAAACTAAATACTTCATATGTTCACCAAGACTTTGAGCCTAGAAGGATTGAGCCATGGAATTCAATGGGTTCATCCTATGTAGATGAAAGATTTGGAATGTCATCTGGTCCAGTGGAGAGAGAACCATACATCCCCAAGGTGATTGATGTCAACTACATTGAAGGTTCTAATGACAAAAAGTGGAGCAGCCGGAATTTTTCTTGGACAAAAGAGTTGGAG gctaataacaaaaaagtgTTTGGTAATCACTCATTTCGTCCGAATCAAAGAGAGGTCATTAATGCTACAATGAGTGGGTATGACGTCTTTGTTTTAATGCCAACTGGAGGGGGAAAGAGCTTAACCTACCAG CTCCCTGCTTTGATATGTCCCGGTGTAACATTGGTTATATCTCCACTTGTGTCTCTTATCCAAGATCAGATCATGCATCTAATACAG GCAAACATATCGGCTGCTTACCTAAGTGCCAATATGGAGTGGAGTGAACAACAAGAGATTTTTAGAGACTTGAGTTCTGATTGCTCCAAATACAAGCTTCTGTATGTCACGCCAGAGAAAGTTGCTAA AAGCGATGTTCTTTTGAGACATTTGGAGAGTTTGAATGCTCGTCACTTGCTTGCCAGAATTGTTATTGATGAAGCACATTGCGTCAGTCAGTGGGGGCATGATTTTAGACCAGATTATCAG GGCCTTGGTATCTTGAAACAAAAGTTCCCTAAAATTCCCGTATTAGCTCTAACAGCTACTGCAACAGCTAGTGTAAAAGAGGATGTTGTTCAAGCTCTTGGACTTATTAACTGCATAATTTTCCGTCAAAGTTTCAATCGGCCAAATTTATG GTATTCTGTGATTCCAAAGACTAAGAAATGCGTGGATGATATTGATAaattcatcaaagaaaaccacTTTGATGAATGTGGGATTGTTTACTGTCTTTCAAGAATGGACTGTGAAAAGGTTGCTGAAAGGTTACAG GAATGTGGGCATAAAGCAGCCTTTTATCATGGTAGCATGGATCCTGCCCAACGCTCCTTCATTCAGAAGCAATGGAGCAAAgatgaaattaatataatttgcGCTACAGTGGCTTTTGGAATGG GCATCAACAAGCCAGATGTTCGGTTTGTCATTCACCATTCTCTTCCAAAGTCAATTGAAGGGTACCATCAG GAGTGTGGCCGTGCAGGCAGAGACGGTCTGCGTTCATCTTGTGTGTTATATTATAGTTACAGTGATTAT ATACGAGTCAAGCATATGATTAGTCAAGGAGCCACTGAGCAAAGTCCTCTCGTATCTGGATATAATCGTACCAATCTGGGCAGCTCTGGAAGGATACTAGAGACCAACACTGAGAATCTTTTGCGAATG GTGAGTTACTGTGAAAATGATGTTGATTGCCGGCGTTTGCTCCAACTTGTCCATTTTGGGGAGAAGTTTGATCCTGGAAATTGCAAGAAAACATGTGATAATTGTTTGAAGTCCACGAATCTTATAGAAAAGGATGTCACTGATATCTCTAAGCAACTG GTTGACTTGGTGAGGTCCATGGGACAGCAATTTTCATCCGCTCACATACTTGAAGTCTACAGGGGTTCCTTGAGCCAATTT GTGAAAAAACACAGACATGAAAAATTGAGTCTGCATGGTACTGGAAAACATCTTTTGAAAAGTGAAGCTTCTCGCATATTGCACCATCTTGTTATTGAGGATATCCTTGTTGAAGAAGTGAGGAAAAGTGATATTTATGGATCTGTTTCATCCCTATTGAAG GTGAACGAAACCAAGGTTCGAAGTCTTTTAAATGGAGGGCAGAGAATTAAATTAAG GTTTCCATCAtctacaaaaacaaataaactgaGCAAATTTGAAATGACTCCAGCTAAAGGTTCTTTGGTATCTGGAAAAATGTATCCTAATATCGACACTCCTGCCCAGCCTCAATCTGAAGTTGATGTG CAACTCTCAGCAGAATTATATTCCTCTTTGAGGATGCTTCGAACTAATCTCGTAAAAGAGGCTGCTGATGGTGTTATGGCGTATCATATATTTGG AAATGCTACGTTGCAGCAGATAAGCCGAAGAGTTCCCAGGTCGAAAGAAGAATTACTTGATATCAACGGCATTGGCAA GGCTAAGGTAAGCAAGTACGGTGACCGTATTTTGGAAACCATAGAATCTACCATCAAGGAATTCTATGGAGCAGGGAAAAATGGAAGCAACAGTAATGACAGTAACGATTctggaaagagaagaagaggtggaaataaagataaagatgaataTTTAGATGAAAATGATGCCACTAAAAGCTTTGATAGATCAAAGAAAAGGGCAACAAATATTCAGAACAAAGATCCTAATGTCCATAATTCTTCTATGCCGGAACATCCAGATCAATTCTTTGACAGTGAGCTCGATTTCGATGACAGTCATTATGAAATTCGTGACTTGGAGCTAAACAATAACCTGGATCATGGTAATGATGGAAGAGTGTTACCGTCATGGTCATGA
- the LOC101211021 gene encoding ATP-dependent DNA helicase Q-like 4A isoform X2, which translates to MQNLQRIQRSQVEKAWNALSNFQISCRHYAKPGNTRQVKDVFSDHPADTGRITSNSLSDANASSHHKKVHRNFSEYSVDTTKPSSFGSNLSASSNIQVMEGQNDVDGNNMARLRTINNSHFQRVDGSVIFATNQKNICSSFLEDEDDKIIENIDVDQIVEQYQSQSACTPQPSVSKLPPITPIIEKDNVARQEESNYPDELCTNCSHGFKIELCPEASSHLQELKDRLISISNDLLDNVNNLSPVQIDKLRQERVHLNKQIQLLERHISLDAVNEERRRSHLFATTVTPKTFHFETPPGVEFRTDAKLNTSYVHQDFEPRRIEPWNSMGSSYVDERFGMSSGPVEREPYIPKVIDVNYIEGSNDKKWSSRNFSWTKELEANNKKVFGNHSFRPNQREVINATMSGYDVFVLMPTGGGKSLTYQLPALICPGVTLVISPLVSLIQDQIMHLIQANISAAYLSANMEWSEQQEIFRDLSSDCSKYKLLYVTPEKVAKSDVLLRHLESLNARHLLARIVIDEAHCVSQWGHDFRPDYQGLGILKQKFPKIPVLALTATATASVKEDVVQALGLINCIIFRQSFNRPNLWYSVIPKTKKCVDDIDKFIKENHFDECGIVYCLSRMDCEKVAERLQECGHKAAFYHGSMDPAQRSFIQKQWSKDEINIICATVAFGMGINKPDVRFVIHHSLPKSIEGYHQECGRAGRDGLRSSCVLYYSYSDYIRVKHMISQGATEQSPLVSGYNRTNLGSSGRILETNTENLLRMVSYCENDVDCRRLLQLVHFGEKFDPGNCKKTCDNCLKSTNLIEKDVTDISKQLVDLVRSMGQQFSSAHILEVYRGSLSQFVKKHRHEKLSLHGTGKHLLKSEASRILHHLVIEDILVEEVRKSDIYGSVSSLLKVNETKVRSLLNGGQRIKLRFPSSTKTNKLSKFEMTPAKGSLVSGKMYPNIDTPAQPQSEVDVQLSAELYSSLRMLRTNLVKEAADGVMAYHIFGNATLQQISRRVPRSKEELLDINGIGKAKVSKYGDRILETIESTIKEFYGAGKNGSNSNDSNDSGKRRRGGNKDKDEYLDENDATKSFDRSKKRATNIQNKDPNVHNSSMPEHPDQFFDSELDFDDSHYEIRDLELNNNLDHGNDGRVLPSWS; encoded by the exons ATGCAGAATCTTCAAAGAATACAAAGATCACAAGTTGAAAAG GCCTGGAATGCTCTTTCAAATTTCCAGATATCTTGTAGACACTATGCCAAACCTGGAAACACTAGACAAGTTAAGGATGTTTTTTCTGACCATCCTGCTGATACCGGAAGAATTACATCAAATAGTTTGTCTGATGCCAACGCTAGTTCTCACCATAAGAAAGTACATAGAAATTTTAGTGAATACAGTGTTGATACAACTAAACCTTCAAGTTTCGGATCAAATCTTTCCGCATCAAGTAATATTCAAGTTATGGAGGGCCAAAATGATGTAGATGGGAATAATATGGCCAGACTGCGGACGATCAATAATTCTCATTTCCAGAGGGTGGATGGCTCAGTCATTTTTGCAACTAACCAGAAAAACATATGTTCCTCTTTTTTGGAGGATGAGGATGACAAGATAATAGAG AATATTGACGTGGACCAAATTGTTGAACAATACCAATCACAATCAGCCTGCACACCTCAACCTTCAGTTTCTAAGCTTCCACCAATTACTCCAATAATTGAGAAAGATAATGTTGCCAGACAAGAGGAATCTAATTATCCAGATGAGTTGTGCACTAATTGCAGTCATGGTTTCAAG ATAGAACTATGCCCAGAAGCTTCAAGCCATTTGCAGGAGTTGAAAGATAGACTAATCTCTATATCAAATGACCTGCTTGATAATGTTAATAACCTGAGCCCAGTGCAGATCGATAAGCTTCGGCAAGAAAG GGTACAtctaaataaacaaattcagCTGCTAGAAAGACATATTTCTCTAGATGCAGTTAATGAGGAAAGGCGCAGGTCTCATCTTTTTGCAACAACAGTTACTCCGAAgacttttcattttgaaacaCCTCCAGGAGTTGAATTCAGAACCGATGCAAAACTAAATACTTCATATGTTCACCAAGACTTTGAGCCTAGAAGGATTGAGCCATGGAATTCAATGGGTTCATCCTATGTAGATGAAAGATTTGGAATGTCATCTGGTCCAGTGGAGAGAGAACCATACATCCCCAAGGTGATTGATGTCAACTACATTGAAGGTTCTAATGACAAAAAGTGGAGCAGCCGGAATTTTTCTTGGACAAAAGAGTTGGAG gctaataacaaaaaagtgTTTGGTAATCACTCATTTCGTCCGAATCAAAGAGAGGTCATTAATGCTACAATGAGTGGGTATGACGTCTTTGTTTTAATGCCAACTGGAGGGGGAAAGAGCTTAACCTACCAG CTCCCTGCTTTGATATGTCCCGGTGTAACATTGGTTATATCTCCACTTGTGTCTCTTATCCAAGATCAGATCATGCATCTAATACAG GCAAACATATCGGCTGCTTACCTAAGTGCCAATATGGAGTGGAGTGAACAACAAGAGATTTTTAGAGACTTGAGTTCTGATTGCTCCAAATACAAGCTTCTGTATGTCACGCCAGAGAAAGTTGCTAA AAGCGATGTTCTTTTGAGACATTTGGAGAGTTTGAATGCTCGTCACTTGCTTGCCAGAATTGTTATTGATGAAGCACATTGCGTCAGTCAGTGGGGGCATGATTTTAGACCAGATTATCAG GGCCTTGGTATCTTGAAACAAAAGTTCCCTAAAATTCCCGTATTAGCTCTAACAGCTACTGCAACAGCTAGTGTAAAAGAGGATGTTGTTCAAGCTCTTGGACTTATTAACTGCATAATTTTCCGTCAAAGTTTCAATCGGCCAAATTTATG GTATTCTGTGATTCCAAAGACTAAGAAATGCGTGGATGATATTGATAaattcatcaaagaaaaccacTTTGATGAATGTGGGATTGTTTACTGTCTTTCAAGAATGGACTGTGAAAAGGTTGCTGAAAGGTTACAG GAATGTGGGCATAAAGCAGCCTTTTATCATGGTAGCATGGATCCTGCCCAACGCTCCTTCATTCAGAAGCAATGGAGCAAAgatgaaattaatataatttgcGCTACAGTGGCTTTTGGAATGG GCATCAACAAGCCAGATGTTCGGTTTGTCATTCACCATTCTCTTCCAAAGTCAATTGAAGGGTACCATCAG GAGTGTGGCCGTGCAGGCAGAGACGGTCTGCGTTCATCTTGTGTGTTATATTATAGTTACAGTGATTAT ATACGAGTCAAGCATATGATTAGTCAAGGAGCCACTGAGCAAAGTCCTCTCGTATCTGGATATAATCGTACCAATCTGGGCAGCTCTGGAAGGATACTAGAGACCAACACTGAGAATCTTTTGCGAATG GTGAGTTACTGTGAAAATGATGTTGATTGCCGGCGTTTGCTCCAACTTGTCCATTTTGGGGAGAAGTTTGATCCTGGAAATTGCAAGAAAACATGTGATAATTGTTTGAAGTCCACGAATCTTATAGAAAAGGATGTCACTGATATCTCTAAGCAACTG GTTGACTTGGTGAGGTCCATGGGACAGCAATTTTCATCCGCTCACATACTTGAAGTCTACAGGGGTTCCTTGAGCCAATTT GTGAAAAAACACAGACATGAAAAATTGAGTCTGCATGGTACTGGAAAACATCTTTTGAAAAGTGAAGCTTCTCGCATATTGCACCATCTTGTTATTGAGGATATCCTTGTTGAAGAAGTGAGGAAAAGTGATATTTATGGATCTGTTTCATCCCTATTGAAG GTGAACGAAACCAAGGTTCGAAGTCTTTTAAATGGAGGGCAGAGAATTAAATTAAG GTTTCCATCAtctacaaaaacaaataaactgaGCAAATTTGAAATGACTCCAGCTAAAGGTTCTTTGGTATCTGGAAAAATGTATCCTAATATCGACACTCCTGCCCAGCCTCAATCTGAAGTTGATGTG CAACTCTCAGCAGAATTATATTCCTCTTTGAGGATGCTTCGAACTAATCTCGTAAAAGAGGCTGCTGATGGTGTTATGGCGTATCATATATTTGG AAATGCTACGTTGCAGCAGATAAGCCGAAGAGTTCCCAGGTCGAAAGAAGAATTACTTGATATCAACGGCATTGGCAA GGCTAAGGTAAGCAAGTACGGTGACCGTATTTTGGAAACCATAGAATCTACCATCAAGGAATTCTATGGAGCAGGGAAAAATGGAAGCAACAGTAATGACAGTAACGATTctggaaagagaagaagaggtggaaataaagataaagatgaataTTTAGATGAAAATGATGCCACTAAAAGCTTTGATAGATCAAAGAAAAGGGCAACAAATATTCAGAACAAAGATCCTAATGTCCATAATTCTTCTATGCCGGAACATCCAGATCAATTCTTTGACAGTGAGCTCGATTTCGATGACAGTCATTATGAAATTCGTGACTTGGAGCTAAACAATAACCTGGATCATGGTAATGATGGAAGAGTGTTACCGTCATGGTCATGA
- the LOC101211021 gene encoding ATP-dependent DNA helicase Q-like 4A isoform X3, producing MEGQNDVDGNNMARLRTINNSHFQRVDGSVIFATNQKNICSSFLEDEDDKIIENIDVDQIVEQYQSQSACTPQPSVSKLPPITPIIEKDNVARQEESNYPDELCTNCSHGFKIELCPEASSHLQELKDRLISISNDLLDNVNNLSPVQIDKLRQERVHLNKQIQLLERHISLDAVNEERRRSHLFATTVTPKTFHFETPPGVEFRTDAKLNTSYVHQDFEPRRIEPWNSMGSSYVDERFGMSSGPVEREPYIPKVIDVNYIEGSNDKKWSSRNFSWTKELEANNKKVFGNHSFRPNQREVINATMSGYDVFVLMPTGGGKSLTYQLPALICPGVTLVISPLVSLIQDQIMHLIQANISAAYLSANMEWSEQQEIFRDLSSDCSKYKLLYVTPEKVAKSDVLLRHLESLNARHLLARIVIDEAHCVSQWGHDFRPDYQGLGILKQKFPKIPVLALTATATASVKEDVVQALGLINCIIFRQSFNRPNLWYSVIPKTKKCVDDIDKFIKENHFDECGIVYCLSRMDCEKVAERLQECGHKAAFYHGSMDPAQRSFIQKQWSKDEINIICATVAFGMGINKPDVRFVIHHSLPKSIEGYHQECGRAGRDGLRSSCVLYYSYSDYIRVKHMISQGATEQSPLVSGYNRTNLGSSGRILETNTENLLRMVSYCENDVDCRRLLQLVHFGEKFDPGNCKKTCDNCLKSTNLIEKDVTDISKQLVDLVRSMGQQFSSAHILEVYRGSLSQFVKKHRHEKLSLHGTGKHLLKSEASRILHHLVIEDILVEEVRKSDIYGSVSSLLKVNETKVRSLLNGGQRIKLRFPSSTKTNKLSKFEMTPAKGSLVSGKMYPNIDTPAQPQSEVDVQLSAELYSSLRMLRTNLVKEAADGVMAYHIFGNATLQQISRRVPRSKEELLDINGIGKAKVSKYGDRILETIESTIKEFYGAGKNGSNSNDSNDSGKRRRGGNKDKDEYLDENDATKSFDRSKKRATNIQNKDPNVHNSSMPEHPDQFFDSELDFDDSHYEIRDLELNNNLDHGNDGRVLPSWS from the exons ATGGAGGGCCAAAATGATGTAGATGGGAATAATATGGCCAGACTGCGGACGATCAATAATTCTCATTTCCAGAGGGTGGATGGCTCAGTCATTTTTGCAACTAACCAGAAAAACATATGTTCCTCTTTTTTGGAGGATGAGGATGACAAGATAATAGAG AATATTGACGTGGACCAAATTGTTGAACAATACCAATCACAATCAGCCTGCACACCTCAACCTTCAGTTTCTAAGCTTCCACCAATTACTCCAATAATTGAGAAAGATAATGTTGCCAGACAAGAGGAATCTAATTATCCAGATGAGTTGTGCACTAATTGCAGTCATGGTTTCAAG ATAGAACTATGCCCAGAAGCTTCAAGCCATTTGCAGGAGTTGAAAGATAGACTAATCTCTATATCAAATGACCTGCTTGATAATGTTAATAACCTGAGCCCAGTGCAGATCGATAAGCTTCGGCAAGAAAG GGTACAtctaaataaacaaattcagCTGCTAGAAAGACATATTTCTCTAGATGCAGTTAATGAGGAAAGGCGCAGGTCTCATCTTTTTGCAACAACAGTTACTCCGAAgacttttcattttgaaacaCCTCCAGGAGTTGAATTCAGAACCGATGCAAAACTAAATACTTCATATGTTCACCAAGACTTTGAGCCTAGAAGGATTGAGCCATGGAATTCAATGGGTTCATCCTATGTAGATGAAAGATTTGGAATGTCATCTGGTCCAGTGGAGAGAGAACCATACATCCCCAAGGTGATTGATGTCAACTACATTGAAGGTTCTAATGACAAAAAGTGGAGCAGCCGGAATTTTTCTTGGACAAAAGAGTTGGAG gctaataacaaaaaagtgTTTGGTAATCACTCATTTCGTCCGAATCAAAGAGAGGTCATTAATGCTACAATGAGTGGGTATGACGTCTTTGTTTTAATGCCAACTGGAGGGGGAAAGAGCTTAACCTACCAG CTCCCTGCTTTGATATGTCCCGGTGTAACATTGGTTATATCTCCACTTGTGTCTCTTATCCAAGATCAGATCATGCATCTAATACAG GCAAACATATCGGCTGCTTACCTAAGTGCCAATATGGAGTGGAGTGAACAACAAGAGATTTTTAGAGACTTGAGTTCTGATTGCTCCAAATACAAGCTTCTGTATGTCACGCCAGAGAAAGTTGCTAA AAGCGATGTTCTTTTGAGACATTTGGAGAGTTTGAATGCTCGTCACTTGCTTGCCAGAATTGTTATTGATGAAGCACATTGCGTCAGTCAGTGGGGGCATGATTTTAGACCAGATTATCAG GGCCTTGGTATCTTGAAACAAAAGTTCCCTAAAATTCCCGTATTAGCTCTAACAGCTACTGCAACAGCTAGTGTAAAAGAGGATGTTGTTCAAGCTCTTGGACTTATTAACTGCATAATTTTCCGTCAAAGTTTCAATCGGCCAAATTTATG GTATTCTGTGATTCCAAAGACTAAGAAATGCGTGGATGATATTGATAaattcatcaaagaaaaccacTTTGATGAATGTGGGATTGTTTACTGTCTTTCAAGAATGGACTGTGAAAAGGTTGCTGAAAGGTTACAG GAATGTGGGCATAAAGCAGCCTTTTATCATGGTAGCATGGATCCTGCCCAACGCTCCTTCATTCAGAAGCAATGGAGCAAAgatgaaattaatataatttgcGCTACAGTGGCTTTTGGAATGG GCATCAACAAGCCAGATGTTCGGTTTGTCATTCACCATTCTCTTCCAAAGTCAATTGAAGGGTACCATCAG GAGTGTGGCCGTGCAGGCAGAGACGGTCTGCGTTCATCTTGTGTGTTATATTATAGTTACAGTGATTAT ATACGAGTCAAGCATATGATTAGTCAAGGAGCCACTGAGCAAAGTCCTCTCGTATCTGGATATAATCGTACCAATCTGGGCAGCTCTGGAAGGATACTAGAGACCAACACTGAGAATCTTTTGCGAATG GTGAGTTACTGTGAAAATGATGTTGATTGCCGGCGTTTGCTCCAACTTGTCCATTTTGGGGAGAAGTTTGATCCTGGAAATTGCAAGAAAACATGTGATAATTGTTTGAAGTCCACGAATCTTATAGAAAAGGATGTCACTGATATCTCTAAGCAACTG GTTGACTTGGTGAGGTCCATGGGACAGCAATTTTCATCCGCTCACATACTTGAAGTCTACAGGGGTTCCTTGAGCCAATTT GTGAAAAAACACAGACATGAAAAATTGAGTCTGCATGGTACTGGAAAACATCTTTTGAAAAGTGAAGCTTCTCGCATATTGCACCATCTTGTTATTGAGGATATCCTTGTTGAAGAAGTGAGGAAAAGTGATATTTATGGATCTGTTTCATCCCTATTGAAG GTGAACGAAACCAAGGTTCGAAGTCTTTTAAATGGAGGGCAGAGAATTAAATTAAG GTTTCCATCAtctacaaaaacaaataaactgaGCAAATTTGAAATGACTCCAGCTAAAGGTTCTTTGGTATCTGGAAAAATGTATCCTAATATCGACACTCCTGCCCAGCCTCAATCTGAAGTTGATGTG CAACTCTCAGCAGAATTATATTCCTCTTTGAGGATGCTTCGAACTAATCTCGTAAAAGAGGCTGCTGATGGTGTTATGGCGTATCATATATTTGG AAATGCTACGTTGCAGCAGATAAGCCGAAGAGTTCCCAGGTCGAAAGAAGAATTACTTGATATCAACGGCATTGGCAA GGCTAAGGTAAGCAAGTACGGTGACCGTATTTTGGAAACCATAGAATCTACCATCAAGGAATTCTATGGAGCAGGGAAAAATGGAAGCAACAGTAATGACAGTAACGATTctggaaagagaagaagaggtggaaataaagataaagatgaataTTTAGATGAAAATGATGCCACTAAAAGCTTTGATAGATCAAAGAAAAGGGCAACAAATATTCAGAACAAAGATCCTAATGTCCATAATTCTTCTATGCCGGAACATCCAGATCAATTCTTTGACAGTGAGCTCGATTTCGATGACAGTCATTATGAAATTCGTGACTTGGAGCTAAACAATAACCTGGATCATGGTAATGATGGAAGAGTGTTACCGTCATGGTCATGA